In Asticcacaulis sp. SL142, the sequence CTGAGGCGCGAAATCTTCGACCGCGAAGGCTGCCGAACCCGACGCCCCTTCGATCCCTTCGACCTCAAGCCGGGCCTGCCACTGACCGCGGGGGGACGATTTGGGCAGGGCGATATCGGCGGCGACATAACCGTTTTCGGACTTATCGAATTTCACCCGGAAGGCTTCGACCCCGGACGGACGGGTGACGATAAGCGCGCCCTTACGGTCCTTAAGGGCCTTACCCTGCGGATCGCGCACCAGAGCGACCACATGCACTGTCTCCCCCGGACGATAGATACCGCGATCGGTATAGAGATAACCATCGACCATGCCCGCACCGGCACGGCCAGAGGTCACTGCCTCATCCTGCCGCCCGCCGACGCCCTTGGCTGACAAATCAACCGGCGCCCGGTCAAGATCAAGGGCGGTGAAGTCTTCGGCGGGGCCATAGGCCATGACCATCTTGGGCGTCAGTGCCCCTTCGCCTTTCAGCAGGGCCGGATTAAAGCGCACCCGCCCGTCGCTGCCGGAGCGTCCTTCGGCCAGATCTTCGCCGTTACGCGCCACTAAGGCCACGCGCACGCCGCTTAAGGGCTTGGCCGATTTCAGGGAGCGCACCACCACATCAAGGCCTGCCCCCGACGCCGGATTGCCGGAATAGGTCATCAGCGCCATGTCGGTATAGAGTATCCAGCGACGCGCCTGAGCGGGCTGGTCATACTGCGCCTTATCGCGTCCACCCGACGCATCGCGCACCTTAATGACATAGGCGCCCGGTTTGAGGTTTTTCAGCACCGCCCCCAGCGGGAAAACCGTCGTAATCCGCTCACCATTGCCGGCGCGTACCGCCACCTTACCCGACCAGACCTTACCGCCGTTTTCATTGGGGCTGTCTTCGCCCCATTCATAGTCGTAATCACCCTCTGAGACCGGATCGGGGGCGGAGATATTTTGCCGGACCAGATTGCGGTCCGCTACGCGCCAAACCTCAAAGTTAAGCGCGGTGACGTTGAGCGTTTCAACCGCCACACCGTCGGAATCTTCGCGCGGCAGGATGACGCCTTCACCGGCAAAGCCGACATAGGGCGGCTTTTCACCAAAGGCAAAGTCAAGATCGACATTTTTCTCAAGCTTATCATTGCCCTTACCCGGCAGGCCTTTCAGCAGGGTGATGCGCCGGTCGGTAAATCCAAACCCGGATACACACAGGTTTGCCCCCTTGACCGACACGGCCGGGGCCGACGGTAATTCAGGCGAGACCAGCACATAATCGCCGTAGGGTTTCGACGGATCAAGGTCGCGGCTGAACTCGACGCAGGCGCGCGGTGACGCCGCTGAGGTATCCAGGCTTTGTTTCCAGACGGCAAACCCGGCCGGTTTTTTATCGGCGGCACGCGGGGCATTTTTGTCGCGTGGCTTACCATAGAGATTACCGACGGTCTCACTGATCGACACGGCCTCCGATGAGCGATTGACCCGCCCGCCGCCTTCGGTCGCCTTGGCGGTTAAGAACCCAACGCAAAACCCGGAGATAAGTACCGCCGCAGCCCCCGTGATCACGGTACGGTTTTGCCAGTCGAACATGTTTGCCCCGCCTTGTTTGCTGCACCATGACGCACCCCAAGGGTTTGCTCATCGGCAATATTTGTTGCAAAAGAATAGCTGATTTAATGAAAGATCAATCTTTGTTTTGTGAATTAACCAAATTATCTTACAGGAAGATTTAAACCCTTTTCAGGCACCCGATTTGGCCTGTGGGGTGAGGTTAAGACTTTCGGATCAGGAATAGCCTTTTGGGTAGACGGTTTTGAGTAATTTTTCCCGTGTCATGGCGTTGGTAGTGGATGATAACCATTACATGCGGGTTATCGTCTGCACCATGTTGCGTGCCATGGGGATCACCAATATCCGCGAAGCCTCGGACGGGGCCGAAGCCCTTGAGATCGTGCGTGACTGGCGCCCTGACGTCATCATTGTCGACCTTGTGATGGAAACGATCGACGGTATCGAATTTACCCGGCTTTTGCGCACCGGCACCGACAGCCCGCACCCTTATGTGCCGATCATCATGATGACCGGCCACACTGACCGTTCCAAGGTCATTGCCGCGCGCGATGCCGGGGTCAACGAGTTTGTGGCCAAGCCCCTGACGGCGCAGGGCCTGATCAGCCGCATGAAAAGCGTCATTGAGAATGAACGCGCCTGGGTCAAATGCTCGACCTATACTGGCCCGGACCGCCGGCGCCGCAAAAATGCCGCCTATCCCGGACCATACCGGCGTGCCTCGGACAAGGCCGAAGGAAAAGCATAGGAACCCCCCAGTTTTTTTCGCCAAGATTTTTTATCGCCAAAGCTACGGTTTCAGGCTATGGCAAAGGCCATGAGCCAGTCCCAGATTTCCCCCGATCATCTCACCTCTTCTGACACGGTTTCCGCCGCATCAGGTGGTAAAACCTCGACCTTTGGCTTCCGAGAAGTCCGATGCGAAACAAAAGGTCAATCTGGTACACGGCGTCTTTAAAAACGTCGCGTCCAAATATGACGTGATGAACGATGTCATGTCGGTCGGTGTCCATCATTTGTGGAAAGACGCCGCCTGCGCGCGCCTCAATCCTCAGCCCGGTGAAATCATTGTCGATTGCGCGGGCGGTACCGGTGATATCGCCCGCAGGCTGGCTAAGCTGGCACGGCGCGCCAAAGCCAGACGTGGGTCGGACAAAGACGCCCAGATCCGCGTCATCGACTACAATCAGGCCATGATTGAAGCGGGTATCGCCAAAGGCACTGAGCCGGAACTGACCTGGACGGTTGGAGACGCCATGAACCTGCCGCTCGATGACGCCAGCATCGACGCCTACATCATCTCGTTCGGCATCCGTAACGTCGCTGATGTGTCGCAGGCCCTGCGTGAAGCCAAACGCGTGTTGAAACCCGGCGGGCGGTTCCTGTGCTTAGAGTTTTCGCATCCGAAATCAGGCGTGATCGCGTCAGTCTATGATGCCTATGCATTCAAGGTCATCCCGTTCATGGGCCAGATGGTGGCCGGTGACCGCGAGTCCTATCAGTATCTGGTCGAAAGCATCAAGCGCTTCCCCGATCAGGATCGTTTCGCGCAGATGTTAACTGAGGCCGGTTTTAAGCGCGCAACCTATACCAATTTCACCGGCGGAGTCTGTGCGCTGCATCACGGATGGGCGTAAGGCGGAGATATGGTTTCCACCTTGAGTTCCTTATCGCGCCTGATCCGCTCAGGGCTTGTGCTCCTAAAGCATGACGCCCTGATCCCGGTTGAGGTCAGCGATCAGTTGCCGCCGATCTGGCGCTTTCCGGCCAATGTGCTGCGCGCGTTGTTTGCCCAAAAAGGGACCAAGAAAGGCCCAAAACTGCGGGTCGGCATGCGCTATGCGGCCGCCTTTGAGCAACTGGGGCCGGCGTTTATCAAGCTGGGTCAGGTGCTGTCGACGCGGGCTGATATTTTCGGCGACGAATTTACCGACGATCTGCGTCACCTTAAGGATCAGTTGCCGCCGTTTCCCAAATCCGTGGCCGAACGGGCGGTGGCAGCTGCGTTAGAGCGCCCCGTCGATCAGCTATTCATCGAATTTGGCGAAGTTATAGGCGCCGCCTCGATCGCGCAGGCCCACCGGGCGGTCCTCAAAGACGGCCGCACGGTCGCGGTCAAGATCCTACGGCCCGGCATTGAAGACACCATCGCCCGCGACACCGCCATGATGCGGTTGGTGGCGAAGATGGTGCACACCCTGTCGCCCGCCTCCCGCCGTCTGGAGCCACAGGCCTTTGTCGAAGCGGTCGCGAAATCGCTGTTGCTTGAGCTTGATCTGCGCCTTGAGGCCTCCGCCGCCGATGAACTGGGTAAAATCATCAACGAAGAATCGTTTATGAGCGCGCCCAAGGTGGTGTGGAGCTATGTCTCAAAGCGCGTCATGGTCACCGAATGGGCGCGTGGCGTGGCCTTAAGCCGCCCGGACGCCCTGACCCAGCCCGGCATTGAGCGCAAGGCCATGGCCGACAACCTGATCCGGGCGTTTTTGTCGCAGGCGCTTAACCACGGTGTGTTCCATGCCGATCTGCACGAAGGCAATCTGTTCTGCGAAGCACCCGATAAGCTGATCGCCATCGATTTTGGCATCATCGGTCGGTTGAAACCCAAAGAGCGGCGCTATCTGGCCGAAATGCTGTGGGGGTTCCTGCAGCGCGACTATAAGCGCGTGGCCGAGGTTCATTTTGAAGCCGGCTATGTCCCAAAGCATCAGGATGTCGATACGTTTGCGCAGGCCCTGCGTGCTGTCGGTGAGCCGGTGCTGGGCCTTGCCGCCACCGATGTGTCGATGGGCAGGCTGTTGCAGCAACTGTTTGAAATTACAGCGCAGTTTGACATGCACCTGCGGCCCGAACTGGTGCTGCTGCAAAAAACTATGGTCAGCGTTGAAGGTGTCGCGCGGCGCATGTATCCGACCCATAATCTGTGGGAAGCGGCAGAGCCCGTCGTTAAGGCGTGGATTTCGCGCGAACTGTCGCCCCTGGCCGAAGGACGCAGGCTGTTTGATCGGCTGGTCGAACGCCTGCGCGATGAAGAGGACGGCGAAAGCCTGCTGACGGTAGCCAATGCGCTCAAGATTCAGGAACTGAAAACCGCCTTAAGGCAGAGTCAAAGCCTGGGCGTTATTGCCATTGCCGCGTCTCTGGTGACCCTGGCGGCGGTGATCATACTATCACTATAGATTGGCCCTATAGACCCGGCATATCGATAAAAGCGTTTTTGATATGCACCGGCCAGGCCATTGGCCCGACGGCGTAAAGATCAATATTCAGATCAAAGCGCGACAGGTTTTTGCGTTTGGCCTGTAGCGATAACCCCGCCTGCCACAGCCGGTTTTGCTGATCGGGTGTGACGGCCTCAAGTGCTTCGGCCACCGTGCGGCGCTGCTTGACCTCGACCATCGCCAGCCGGTTGCCTTTTAAGGCCAATATATCGATTTCCCCCTGCGGGATTTTCAGGCGAAACCCCAGTATGCGATAGCCTTTGAGCATTAAATGTATCAAGGCGATATATTCGGCCCAGTGGCCGCGCCGGTGGGCCTTTGATCCGCGTTCTGATCTATTGGTCATGATCTTTCAGCTTCAGCGCGCGATTATAAATCTCTTTGCGCGGCAGCCCATAAATCTGGGCCAGTTTCTGCGCGGCTTCCGACGGCGACAGGGTCTCCAGCGCCGATTTCAGCGCCTCATCGATATTGTCCCGCGACGGCGCCACATCCTCTGGTGGGCCCAGCACGACGACGATCTCACCCTTGGGCGCAAGCAAGGCCGGATCGGCCACCAGCGCGCTTAGGCGCCCGCGCACGCAGGTCTCATAAAGCTTGGTCAGTTCGCGGCATACCGCCGCGTCGCGGTCACCCAGAACCGCCAGCATATCACTCAAACTATCATGCAAGCGCGGGCCGGTTTCAAACAGAACTACGGTTGTGGCTAAGGATTTGAACTCGGCCAGAAAGCGCTGGCGAGCCGTGGTTTTGTTGGGCGTAAAGCCTGCGAACATAAACCGGTCAGTCGGCAGACCGGCGATACACAGCGCCGCCAAAACCGACGACGCGCCGGGGATGGGGTGGATTTTCAAACCGGCGTCGTGCGCGGCCTGTACCAGCCGGAATCCGGGATCGGAGACCAAGGGTGTACCGGCGTCGGATATCTGCGCCACCACCTGACCTTCGCGCAGACGGTCAAGTATTTGCGGCAAGACCTGCGGCCCGGCATGGTCATCATAGCGCAGCAGAGGCTTTTTGATGTCGTAAGCCCCCAGAAGCTTTCCGGCCATGCGCGTGTCTTCGGCCAGCACGACATCGGCGGCCCTCAAGACGTCGAGCGCGCGCAGGGTTATATCGCGCAGATTGCCGATCGGTGTCGCCACACAATAAAGACCGGGCTCAACAGGACGGGGCGGCGGAGCAAACAGGGATTCGGACATATCAGGACAATAACTCATAAAGCAGGCGATCCAAAACCACCCGGCCTTTGGGTGTGGCGCTCAGGCGATTATTTTCGATGTTAAGAAAGCGGTCAGTGATCAGGCTCATGGCCCGCGCACGGATATCGAGGGTTTTAAACCGCTCAAGATCAACGCCGTCACGCAATCGCAGGCCCAGCATCAAAGCCTCCTCGTCGGCGGCTTCGGGGGTCAGGGCTTCCCGCGCGACACCGCTGCCAGTCATCTGAACCTGGGCCGTATAGGTCAGCAGATCGGACAGGGCAACGGTTGCATAACGCACATCATTGATCGTCAAACGGCCATGCGCAGCCTCTTTATTGGGTCGCGGCTGCCCGTTTTCCCCATCCGTTGGTAGGGTCAAACGGCCGTGCGCTCCGGGGCCCACGCCGATATAATCGACACCCTCCCAGATAGCGCGATTATGAGCCGATTGAGCGGCGCGGCCCTTGGCATGGTTTGACACCTCATAGGCCTCAAACCCCAGACTTTCTAGGACAGATTGGGTCTTATTATAAAAGGCCTCGCCCATCTCAGGTGGCGGGATTTTGAGCGTACCGCGCCGCGCGGCACGCCCGAAGGCCGTCCCCGGCTCAAGGCTTAGCTGATAAGGCGAGATATGCTCGATCCCTAGCTGCGCCGCCAGCGTCAGCTCGTCGGCCCAGTCGGACAGGATCTGATCCGGCAGGGCATAGATCAGATCGATCGATACCCGTCCAAACACCGCTCGCGCCGTCTCAAGCCCGATCTGGGCCTCACGCGCCGAATGGTTGCGGCCTAAAAATTTCAGCGCCTGGTCATTCAGCGATTGCACCCCCAGCGACAGACGGTTGATGCCCGCCGCTTTGAACGCCTCATATCGCGCAATTTCCGCATCGGTAGGATTGGCCTCAAGCGACACCTCGATATTCCCATCGAAGGGAAACAAGGCCCGCGCCGTCGCCACAATTTCGGCCACCCATTCGGGCTTCATCAGGGACGGAGTACCACCGCCGAAGAAAATACTGACCAGATGGCGCGGCCCCAATAGATCCGCATGGGTTTTCAGATCGGTGAGAATGGCTTCAAACAGAGCGGTTTGACGCGCCGTTTGCCCGCGATCGCGTGTGACATTGAAATCGCAATAGGGGCAGATGCGCGAACAATAGGGCCAGTGCACATAAAGGGCGACTGTATTAATCAAACAGCGCGGCCTTTAACTGCTCAAACGCCAGATGGCGGTGGCTGATACTGTCTTTTTGCGCTTCGGGCATTTCGGCAAAGGTGAGGCCGTAACCTTTGGGCTGAAAGATCGGGTCATAGCCAAAACCACCAGCACCTCTGGGGGTGACGATATCACCGTCGATGCGGCCTTCAAAAACCACCGCATGTCCCTCCGGCCACGCCACCGCCAAAGCACAGGTAAACCAGGCATGGGTGGTGAACTGCGCGTCATGGATCTGCGCCTGCAGCAATTTGTGATCGATGATTTCCATGGCGCGGCGGAAATCCTTATCCGGCCCGGCCCAACGCGCACTATAGATACCCGGATCGCCTTTTAATGCGGTAATGCTGAGGCCGGAATCATCGGCCAGGGCCACGATGCCCGCCGTCATGGCCGCATGACGGGCCTTCAGGATAGCATTGCCGATAAAAGAGTTTTCCGTCTCATCCGGCTCCGGCACGTTCGCGTCTTTGGCGCTGATGACCACAAACCGCCCGCCAAGGAGGGATGATATCTCCTTCGCCTTGCCCGGATTGTGGGTGGCGGCGATCAGTTCTTCACCGGAGATCAGTTTAAGGCTCATGTAAGGCTCTGGCTATGGACGTTTGTTTCTTTGTAACGATGCGCCGCAAAATGAAAAGCCCCAAATGTGACATCGCGCACATTACAAAACATTAGGTGGCGGCCCTTGTTAAAAATGATTATCGTGGCGCACCATCTGACACTTAGGTCTTGAGGTTTAAGGCAATTTCCATGCGGTTTTTAGGGCCCAGATCGATTTCCAGCCTGTTGAAGACGGCGCTGGATGTCGTCTATTTCGGCCTGTTCGGGCTGATTATCGGGCTTGTGCTGGCGACTTTGAGCCTTTTGTCCGTACCCACCCTCGCGACCGAAGTGGTCACCCGGCTAAATGTGTCCGTGCCGCTGGACGCCGGATCGCAAGCGGTATTGCTGCTGGCCTTTGGGATATCGCTGGGCGGATATATGATCATCATGCACTGGACGCGGCAGGTGTTTCGTACGCTTGCCGAAGGCGATGTCTTTCACCCCGACAATACCCGCCGCTTACGCTGGATCGGGTTTGGTCTGGGCGGGCTGGAGGTCTTTGGATATGCCGCGCGGTTTCTGGTCGAACGCGCCTACGGCCTGCACCTTGAGCCGGTCTATGGTGTGCGGGCGGTCACGACATGGTTCTCGGTCTTGGTGGTATTTGTGCTGGCCGAGGTCTTTAAAGAAGGCGCACGTCTGCGGCAGGAAGCTGACCTCACGATATGATCCGTATACGTCTTACCGAACTTCTGGCCCAGCGCAGGTTGTCGATCGTTGAATTGTCCGACCGCACCGGCATCAGCGTGCGCAACCTCGAAGTCCTGCGTGATCAGGCAGCGGTGGCGGTACGGCTGCGCACACTTGATGCGCTTTGTCGGGCGTTGAAGTGCCAGCCCCATGACCTGCTGGAGTGGACCGAGACCACGCCCGAATAAGTAATTACTTTCCCAACGCTTTGTTTTGCAAGGCAAACAGCTCGGTCGCCCCGGCATGAGCCAGATCGAACAGGGCATTAAATTCATCGCGTGAAAAGCCGCGCTTTTCGCCGGTCGCCTGAATTTCGACGGCATCGCCAGAGCCGGTGATAACGAAATTGGCGTCGGTTTCGGCGTTCGAGTCTTCTTCGTAGTCGAGATCCAGCACCGGTGTGTCCGCAAAAATCCCGCACGAAATGGCGGCGATCTGATCCAGAATCGGGTTTTTCGAGATGACTTTTTCGGCCAGCAGATAATTACAGGCCATCGACAACGCGACCCATGCCCCGGTAATCGCCGCGGTGCGGGTGCCGCCATCGGCCTGAATAACATCGCAATCGATGGTGATCTGACGCTCACCCAACGCTTTCAGGTCAACGACCGCGCGCATAGACCGGCCGATCAGGCGCTGAATTTCCTGTGTCCGCCCGGACTGCTTACCGGCGGCGGCTTCACGGCGCGAACGGGTGTGGGTCGAGCGTGGCAACATGCCGTATTCGGCCGTGACCCAGCCCTGACCTTTACCTTTGAGGAAAGGCGGCACGCCCTGTTCGACGCTGGCGGTCACCAGCACCTTGGTATGACCGAACGAGACCATGCATGAGCCTTCGGCATAGCGCGTTACGCCGGTCTCAATCGTCACCGCCCGTAACTGATCCGGCTTGCGGCCAGACGGACGGATGGTTTTGAGCGCGTTTAAAGCTTCGAACTGAGACATGGACTTAAGACCCCGAAAACAATGGACCCTGCCGTATCAGGTCTGCCTGCAAATCACAACCCAAGGCGCTATCCAAGCCGAACGAGGGCTAATCCCGACGTTCGGGCAGTTTACGCGCCACCGAACAGTCCTGATTGGCGCAGATATAGGTGTCATTGTCCTTCAGGAAGATATTTTCGCTGCTGTCTTTGGTGATGCCGCGCTTTTTCCACTTGTCGGTGCGGATGATATCGGCCCGCAACGGCTCAACCCCTTTGTTGTCGGGGGCCGCCTCAGTTTCATATTCAGGCGGCAGAGGTTTAATGACCTCATCACTTTCACGCAGCGGGCCATAGACCTGCGTTTTGCCTGTATCCGGCTTTGACACCGTCAGCGCCACCGCCGATGCGGCCGCAAGCGTTGCCACCGCCATGACCGACGCCCGGATTATCCCCTTACCCATCACCCCGCCTCCTTATGTATATGAGCGAGATTTTACCCCATTGATGGCATTTTGAAGACACAAAAATATCTTTCCATAGGCCCATAAGAACCCTATCCTTAAAGGCAATGATCAGATCCCCTTTAAGCGCATCTACTATATTATCGTCCGGCGCCTCCCTGACCGAGCTGGATGCGCGGGCCCGTGACATTTTCCGGCAGGTGGTTGAGACCTATCTGGAAACCGGGGAGCCGGTCGGATCGCGTACCTTATCGCGCAGTGGCGTGTCGCTATCTCCGGCCTCTATTCGCAACACCATGCAGGATCTGGCGCATCTTGGGCTTTTGTCCGCGCCGCACACCTCATCGGGGCGGTTACCGACCCATCATGGACTTCGTTTGTTTGTCGATGGTTTGCTGGAGATCGGCGACCTGAGCGAAGACGCCAAACGCGATATCGAAGCCCGCCTGACCTCTAAAGGCCGCAGCTTTGATGTGGCCTTGCGCGAAGCCTCCTCCATGCTGTCGGGTCTGGCCGGTGGGGCGGGCGTGGTCATGACCCCCAGCTTTGAGGCCGGAGTCAAGCATGTCGAATTTATCCTGCTGGGGCCGGATCAGGCGCTGGCGGTACTGGTCTATGATGACGGTCGGGTGGAAAACCGTTTAATGACCGTGGCGCTTGGAACCACGCCGTCGGTGCTGATCGAAGCCTCGAACTATCTCAATGCCCGTATCCGTGGTCGCACACTGGGGGAGGCCAAGCGCGAACTGGCCGCTGAACTGGCCGAAGAACGCCAGAAACTGGATGAAGCGGCATCGGTTCTGATCAATCAGGGGCTGGCGGCCTGGTCGGGTGAAGAAGGTAATAAGCGCGCCCTGATCGTGCGCGGGCGGGCCAACCTGCTGGAGGCCTCTAGCCTGGATGACCTTGAGCGGGTGAGATCATTATTTGAAGATCTGGAGCAAAAAGAAGAGCTGATCGAGCTGCTGGATGATGTGAAAGACGCGCAAGGTGTGCGAATTTTCATCGGATCGGAATCGAAACTGTTTTCTTTATCCGGTTCGGCTGTTATTGCAGCGCCTTACATGGCCGGTCAAAGTCAGAAGGTCGTGGGCGCCATCGGTGTAATCGGCCCGGCACGGTTGAATTACGCGCGGATCATCCCACTTGTTGACTACACCGCCAAAATTTTAGGCCGCCTGCTGGACTAAAGGCGGGTGGCTTAATTTGTTTAACGCGCATTTGATTCCGAAAACCGCTTACACTTTTCGGA encodes:
- the hemW gene encoding radical SAM family heme chaperone HemW; this translates as MINTVALYVHWPYCSRICPYCDFNVTRDRGQTARQTALFEAILTDLKTHADLLGPRHLVSIFFGGGTPSLMKPEWVAEIVATARALFPFDGNIEVSLEANPTDAEIARYEAFKAAGINRLSLGVQSLNDQALKFLGRNHSAREAQIGLETARAVFGRVSIDLIYALPDQILSDWADELTLAAQLGIEHISPYQLSLEPGTAFGRAARRGTLKIPPPEMGEAFYNKTQSVLESLGFEAYEVSNHAKGRAAQSAHNRAIWEGVDYIGVGPGAHGRLTLPTDGENGQPRPNKEAAHGRLTINDVRYATVALSDLLTYTAQVQMTGSGVAREALTPEAADEEALMLGLRLRDGVDLERFKTLDIRARAMSLITDRFLNIENNRLSATPKGRVVLDRLLYELLS
- the hrcA gene encoding heat-inducible transcriptional repressor HrcA translates to MIRSPLSASTILSSGASLTELDARARDIFRQVVETYLETGEPVGSRTLSRSGVSLSPASIRNTMQDLAHLGLLSAPHTSSGRLPTHHGLRLFVDGLLEIGDLSEDAKRDIEARLTSKGRSFDVALREASSMLSGLAGGAGVVMTPSFEAGVKHVEFILLGPDQALAVLVYDDGRVENRLMTVALGTTPSVLIEASNYLNARIRGRTLGEAKRELAAELAEERQKLDEAASVLINQGLAAWSGEEGNKRALIVRGRANLLEASSLDDLERVRSLFEDLEQKEELIELLDDVKDAQGVRIFIGSESKLFSLSGSAVIAAPYMAGQSQKVVGAIGVIGPARLNYARIIPLVDYTAKILGRLLD
- the ubiB gene encoding 2-polyprenylphenol 6-hydroxylase produces the protein MVSTLSSLSRLIRSGLVLLKHDALIPVEVSDQLPPIWRFPANVLRALFAQKGTKKGPKLRVGMRYAAAFEQLGPAFIKLGQVLSTRADIFGDEFTDDLRHLKDQLPPFPKSVAERAVAAALERPVDQLFIEFGEVIGAASIAQAHRAVLKDGRTVAVKILRPGIEDTIARDTAMMRLVAKMVHTLSPASRRLEPQAFVEAVAKSLLLELDLRLEASAADELGKIINEESFMSAPKVVWSYVSKRVMVTEWARGVALSRPDALTQPGIERKAMADNLIRAFLSQALNHGVFHADLHEGNLFCEAPDKLIAIDFGIIGRLKPKERRYLAEMLWGFLQRDYKRVAEVHFEAGYVPKHQDVDTFAQALRAVGEPVLGLAATDVSMGRLLQQLFEITAQFDMHLRPELVLLQKTMVSVEGVARRMYPTHNLWEAAEPVVKAWISRELSPLAEGRRLFDRLVERLRDEEDGESLLTVANALKIQELKTALRQSQSLGVIAIAASLVTLAAVIILSL
- a CDS encoding YraN family protein; this translates as MTNRSERGSKAHRRGHWAEYIALIHLMLKGYRILGFRLKIPQGEIDILALKGNRLAMVEVKQRRTVAEALEAVTPDQQNRLWQAGLSLQAKRKNLSRFDLNIDLYAVGPMAWPVHIKNAFIDMPGL
- a CDS encoding helix-turn-helix domain-containing protein; this translates as MIRIRLTELLAQRRLSIVELSDRTGISVRNLEVLRDQAAVAVRLRTLDALCRALKCQPHDLLEWTETTPE
- a CDS encoding response regulator: MDDNHYMRVIVCTMLRAMGITNIREASDGAEALEIVRDWRPDVIIVDLVMETIDGIEFTRLLRTGTDSPHPYVPIIMMTGHTDRSKVIAARDAGVNEFVAKPLTAQGLISRMKSVIENERAWVKCSTYTGPDRRRRKNAAYPGPYRRASDKAEGKA
- the rsmI gene encoding 16S rRNA (cytidine(1402)-2'-O)-methyltransferase; protein product: MSESLFAPPPRPVEPGLYCVATPIGNLRDITLRALDVLRAADVVLAEDTRMAGKLLGAYDIKKPLLRYDDHAGPQVLPQILDRLREGQVVAQISDAGTPLVSDPGFRLVQAAHDAGLKIHPIPGASSVLAALCIAGLPTDRFMFAGFTPNKTTARQRFLAEFKSLATTVVLFETGPRLHDSLSDMLAVLGDRDAAVCRELTKLYETCVRGRLSALVADPALLAPKGEIVVVLGPPEDVAPSRDNIDEALKSALETLSPSEAAQKLAQIYGLPRKEIYNRALKLKDHDQ
- a CDS encoding DUF2975 domain-containing protein, producing MRFLGPRSISSLLKTALDVVYFGLFGLIIGLVLATLSLLSVPTLATEVVTRLNVSVPLDAGSQAVLLLAFGISLGGYMIIMHWTRQVFRTLAEGDVFHPDNTRRLRWIGFGLGGLEVFGYAARFLVERAYGLHLEPVYGVRAVTTWFSVLVVFVLAEVFKEGARLRQEADLTI
- the rph gene encoding ribonuclease PH; its protein translation is MRPSGRKPDQLRAVTIETGVTRYAEGSCMVSFGHTKVLVTASVEQGVPPFLKGKGQGWVTAEYGMLPRSTHTRSRREAAAGKQSGRTQEIQRLIGRSMRAVVDLKALGERQITIDCDVIQADGGTRTAAITGAWVALSMACNYLLAEKVISKNPILDQIAAISCGIFADTPVLDLDYEEDSNAETDANFVITGSGDAVEIQATGEKRGFSRDEFNALFDLAHAGATELFALQNKALGK
- the rdgB gene encoding RdgB/HAM1 family non-canonical purine NTP pyrophosphatase; amino-acid sequence: MSLKLISGEELIAATHNPGKAKEISSLLGGRFVVISAKDANVPEPDETENSFIGNAILKARHAAMTAGIVALADDSGLSITALKGDPGIYSARWAGPDKDFRRAMEIIDHKLLQAQIHDAQFTTHAWFTCALAVAWPEGHAVVFEGRIDGDIVTPRGAGGFGYDPIFQPKGYGLTFAEMPEAQKDSISHRHLAFEQLKAALFD